ACAACTGGCAAAATCAATTGCCATCAAACACTACAAAGAGATATTTGCAAAAGAAGAGCTGGATGAAATACTACACGGTCGTGCCGGTTTTTTATTAGCTATGATCGCCTTGTACAAAAGACAGCCAGATTCTTTGCTGGAAACAATCATAGAAGAAACTGCGCAAACACTCATCACCCGATCTGTCTCTCATGAAAGAGGTACCTGTTGGAAAGTATTAGATGGACTCTCTCTTCCCAACATCAGTCACGGCACCTCCGGAATGGCTATGGCAATGGCTAGATGGTATGAATTATCTGGGGATGCAAAAGCAAAAAGTGTACTGCTGGGCGCTATGGAATACGATAATTCATTCTGGGATGTCACGGAAAGTGGGTGGATAGATGCTCGTGTAGCAGGGTTGCAGGAAGAGCAGAAAACAACCTGGACATGGTGTAACGGCCGGAGTGGTGGGTTACTTTCCAGGCTGGCGGTATCACAGGCAATAGGTACGCCATTTATCGATGACTATTCCCAACATGCATTGTGTGCCTCACATACCGACATCCTGCATGAATCGGCACCTGGCTTATGTTGTGGTACAGCCGGGGCATTAGATACTTTATTGAAGATCAATGAATATTATCCTTCCGAAAAATTGCAATCACATATATCCCAGGCGAATCGCCTGATCACTTCACATACACCTGATAGTCATTATTCCAATTTAATGCCTGCATTATTTACAGGTAGTGCAGGGTTGGCTTTTGCCATGATGCGGGCTGCGCATCCTGACAAGGTACAGTCAATGTTATGGTTTGGATAGGGGTGATCTGGTTTTGCTATAAATGATATTTGGCTGCGCATCCAGATATGCTTTGATTTGAATCGCGTAATCAGCTTTTTTATAAAGGATCGAACGTATATGATGATCTTTATCATCCATACCTTCTACATGTCTTTTTTCATGATCGGGTATGCTTTCATACTCCGCTTTTAAGCGTGGTTTATTTTCTTCTGTCGGATTTACATAGTGGATGAAGTCACCAGTTTTAAACATAACTGATTACTAATTGATTCATTTTTTGTTTCGATTCTTCTGCTGATTTTATTTCAATAACATGATACTCAACCCCTTTCTGAATTCCTGTCTATCACAATAATAGTAAGGGTTTCAGGGCAGAATGTAATAGAAAAATAGTTGTTATCAACCTCCGATCTCTGCAATAAGTAAGTAATTAAAGACCAACTAAAATTGTTTGTTTTATGAACGAATACGTTACAGTATTAAATGAGATCAAGAAAAAAGTCCAACAAGCCCAATTAAAGACAGTTATTGCAGCAAATAAGCACATGCTGTTCCTTTATTGGGAAATGGGGAATTACATTCTTATGCACCAACATGAACAAGGTTGGGGGCTAAAATAATTTCTCTCCTTGCAGCTGACTTGAAAAAAGCGTTTCCATCGGTCAAAGGGTTTTCTTCCAGAAACCTTTTGTATATGAAGCAATTTGCTGAGGCATATCCAATAACAATGCTGCAAACTTTCAATCAGTTGGAGGAAGAATTAAGTGTAGAAAAAACCTCTTCTTACGATTGGAATAATAAATTAATATTAATTGAAAAACAATCAATTACAATTACGCAGCAACCTGCTGCGCAATTTACGGAATCGGTCTTTCTTAAGGCGGTTGTAGCGAGAGTAACATGGTCACATCAAATGGTTTTACTGGATAAAGTTACTGATCCCGGTAAACGCTTCTGGTACATGCTCAACACCATAGAACACGGCAACAGCCGCAACATCCTCGCCTCTCAAATTGACACCAATCTTTTTGAAAGACAAGTAACCACCAAAAAGATCACCAACTTCTCAAAAACCCTTCCCGAGCCCAACACCGACTTTGCCACCTACATCATGAAAGATCCCTACATCTTCGACTTTGTACAGGCAAAAGAAAAAGCAGACGAAAGAAACATAGAACAACAGCTCACTGATCACATCACCAAATTCCTGCTCGAATTAGGCAAAGGCTTCGCATTCATCGGCAAACAAGTGCACATTGAAATCGGCGGACAAGATTTCTACATCGACTTACTCCTCTACCACATTCGCCTTCATGCCTACGTAGTCGTAGAATTAAAAGCCCGCGACTTCCAACCCGAAGACACCGGCAAACTCAATTTCTATATCAACGTTGTCAATGACAAACTGAAAGGCACAGGCGACAGCGACACCATCGGCATGCTCCTCTGCAAAGGCAAAAACGAAGTCATGGCTGAATATGCTTTAAAAGGCATCGGCCATCCCATCGGCGTAGCCGAATACCAACTCGCCAAAGCCATCCCGGAAGAACTCAAATCTCAATTACCAGACATCTCAGACTTAGAAAACGAATTAAACTAACACACACCCAAATAGTGCAGCAGGTTGCTGCACTATTTGGAAAATTCTGATGGCTTATCCACTTATTTTTCAAATGCTTTGTGGACCTTTTCTACTGTCAGCGCGTCATCCAGCGTGAAATCGGCTTGCTGGTGAATGTCCTGTGAAGAGCTACCTACCTTTACTATATATTTTCCTGATTCCGCAACCCAGGCTTGCTGTGCTTCTATAAAGGAAGCCAGGTCTCTTGCCTGTAATTGTAATGTCACGACTTCACTTTCACCGGGTTTCAGGGCTTTCGTTTTGGCAAAGGCCTTCAGTTCTTCGCTGGGTTTGTCAATACTGTTATGAGGTGCGGACAGGTAGAGCTGCACCACTTCCTTGCCTGCTACCTTGCCAGTGTTCTTCACTGTCACGGTGGCGGTCAGTTTATCTTTATCCACTTTCAGATCGCTATAAGCGAAAGTCGTATAAGAGCCTCCATAGCCAAATGGATAAGACATCTTGATATTCTTAGTATTAAAATAACGGTAACCCACATAGATCCCTTCTTCGTAAGTCACGTCAGTGGGATTGCCAGCAGGGGTACCGAGCCAGTTCTTTGCAGAAGGCGTCTCATCATACTTCACAGGGAATGTCATGGTCAGTCGGCCACTAGGGTTTACCTGTCCACTGAAGATGTCTGTCACAGAGTTACCACCTTCCTGACCCGGTTGCCAGCTTAGTAAAATGGCATCTGGCTTATCTTTCCAGCTCGCAGTTTCAATCACCCCGCCAATGTTCAGGATCACCACTACTTTCTTTCCCTTTGCATGGAAGGCAGCGGTCACATTATCGATCAGCGCTACTTCATCTGCAGCCAGGTTAAAGTCTTCATCCACTTTTCTGTCGCCCCCTTCGCCGGAGTTACGGCCAATAGTGATGATAGCCAATGCATCGGAAGCTGCTTTCTTATCGATGAGGACTTTATCCACATTCATCTCCTTTATACGTTGTGGCAGTGCCAGCAAACCATCTTTCACCTTGCGGAGAGAATCCTGGTAGTTCGCATTTTTTACAAAAGGAACATAGCGTTTCTTTAGCTCCTGGTCTACTTTATAACCTGCGTTACTCAGACCTTCTATCAGTGATACAGTGTATGCTTCATTCACATCACCGCTACCGGTACCACCTGCTATGAAGTTGTAAGAAGTAACCCCAAATGCCGCAATTTCTTTTGTTTTATTGGTATAAGGCAGTAATTGTTCATCGTTCTTTAACAGGATCATACCTTCTGCTGCGGCCTGACGGGCGATGGCAGCGTGGGCTTTCAGATCTGGTTTATTGCTGTAGGCATATTTCGCCATAGCAGGGGAACGGAGTACAAAAGTGAGGATCCTTCTCAGGTCGGTATCTACTACTTCTTTCGTAAGACTCCCATTATTCATACCATCGAGTATCGCTTGTTTTTGTGCCGGCAACCCCGGCATCAGCAAGTCATTGCCTGCAGTGAGCTGTTGTACCACATTGCTGGTGCCAGCTTTGATTGCGCTAAAACCCTCATAGCCACCAAACCAGTCAGTCATCACAAGCCCTTTAAAGCCCCATTCTTCGCGTAGAATGTCGGTCAACAGATCTTTTCTCGCAGAGGTATAAGTACCGTTGATCAGGTTGTAAGAAGACATCACTGTCCATGGTTGAGATTCCTTCACAGCGATTTCAAAACCTCTCAGGTAGATTTCGCGCATGGTTCTTTCATTGATGTGCTCATTGATAGAAAGGCGATTTGTCTCCTGGTTGTTTGCTGCATAGTGTTTAATAGAAGTACCCACACCATTGGATTGCACCCCATTTACAATAGCTGCCGCCATCTTACCTGCAATCAAAGGATCCTCAGAATAATATTCAAAATTCCGTCCGCACAGCGGGTTACGCATGATGTTCAAGGCAGGTGCCAGTAACGCATCTACACCATATTCCTTCACTTCCTGTCCCATCGCTTTGCCTACTTCTTCTAATAAAGGCGTATTCCAGGTAGAGGCCAGTGCAGTACCTACCGGAAATGCGGTACAATAAAAAGTCGCTTTTGTATTCTCTCTGACAGGCTTGATACGCAGACCAGCAGGGCCATCGGCTACAATAACCTCTGGAATACCCAGTCTTGGAATGGCATATGTACCACCAGCAGCACCAGGCACCTTTCCTTCAATAGCACCTGCTACAGGGGTGAGGCCATTGAATCCCGGCATACCCGTGCCAATTAACATACTAGCTTTTTCGTCATCCGTCATTTTGCTGATCAGATCATCTACCCTGTCATTGATCGACAACCGATCATCTTCATACCTATCCAGCTTTCCATTGCCATTTAAATCCCTGAAGGTATACCCGTCAATTGTAATGATCGGTGGGGCTGGTTTCCAGCTAATTGCAAGAAAAGCCATGGCACCAGTCAGTAAGATTCTTTTCATATATCACTGATTTAATTATTCTCAATAATTTTCACATCCCATGGCGCTAAGGTCAGGGTGCTTTTTTGATTCACCATTTTTCCTGACAACAGTTCTTTGCCTGTTTCAAAAGGATAAGTCAATGTTTGAGGTGTGTCTGAGTAGTTAAACAAATAATGGATGGTGCGGCCGGCTGTGTTTTTCCCTGTTTTTGTAACCAGTGGGAAGTGTAATTGATGTGTAATTCCGGCATCTTGTGCACAATTCTCCATGATCTTTTCACAGAGTGCATTTCCCGGCATAAATGCGATATAAGTCGCAGTACCTTTACCATATTTGTTACGTGTAACAGCGGCATATTGCCCCCACTGTGCATGGTCGTAATACGCGAGTACTTTGGCAGTAGTAGGTGTCACTAACTCCATCCAGTATTTGATCTCATTGTTCTTTGCACCAAATGGATCACCTTTCAACCCCACATGTTCAGGCACTACGAACTGGCTGTAGTAAATACCAGTTACCGCATTGATGCCACCCGGTTGTGGTGTATAACGTACCTGTACATTCTCATTAGAGAAACCGCTTTTGAAAGTATAAACGATATGCCCGCCATTCTCAACATACTTATTGAGTCGCTGCAACAGGCTATCAGAGGCTGCGTACAAAGCTGGCACCACAATCATTTTATACTGGTCAAGATGATTGCTGGAAGGATCGATGAAATCAACACCAATATTCATACGATAGAGTGCATCATAAAATGGCCGCATGATATCATTGTATTTTTCGGGGACACCCCAACCAAAACTGAAGGCATTAAAGGCAGTATTGGCTTCATTGCTAAAAAACATGGCTACTTCATTCTTTTTGCTGAGATGTAGCAGATCTTTACTGAGTCTATCAAAATCTGCCCCGATCGTGATGGCTTCATTATAAGTAGGATTAGGTGCAAAGTCGTGACTCAGCAACCCTTTCCAGTAAGTTTCTGCACTATTATGAATAGAAGCCCAGTGCCAGTAACTCACCATATCTGCCCCACTGGCCAGATGACTGAAAGCCTGTAATCTTAACTGACCGGGATAAGGTGTCCAGTTCGCAAAACCCTGTGCTTCTGTTTCAATCACGAGATAATTCTGGCCACCTTTCATAGACCGGGCCAGATCGCCCCCTAAAGAAATTTCAGCGCCGGTCAACTGGTTCTGACTGGGATGATATATATCAATGCCTGCAATGTCAAGTGCTTTAGCTGCGGCAAAGTGGTCTACCTCGTCCTGGATACCATAAGAATAACCTTTCCAGCTCAGGTCAAAGTTCTGTGTGATAAACTGATCCGGACGTTTGTACTCTCTCACGATCTTTGCCTGCCATGCCAGAAATTCTGTAACCAATTGTCGTTGAAATTTCGCAAACTCCGCTTTCACACTGGCATTCACAGAACCGTTCACAGAAGGAAAATCATCCCAAGAGCTGATGCGGTTACTCCAATAGTTCAATCCAAATGCATTGTTCACACTATCCAAAGTGATGAACTTCTTTTGCAGATACTCCACAAAAGCCTTTTGCACATTAGGTCCTGCGGTATTGTATGCTTTTGTTTCATTATCCACCTGGTACCCGATGATGGCAGGATGATCCTTCACATGTTCCATGATCTTCCTGATAATGCGTTCAGCATAATACCGGTAATGTGGATTGGTAATATCCATATTCTGCCTTGGACCGAATTGATTCTGGCCATAAGGAGTCGTGGCCAGTACATCAGGATACTTCTTTGCCAGCCATGCTGGTACAGCATAGGTAGGTGTACCCATAATCACGCTGATACCGGCTTTGTGCATAGCATCGAGTACCCTGTCGATATGTGTGAAGTTGTATACACTATCAGACGGTTCTTCAGTGGCCCAAGTCGATTCTGCTATACGCACCACGTTGATATGTGCGGCTTTCATCATGGCAATATCCTTATCCAGGCGGTCATAAGGCATATATTCATCATAATACGCAACGCCGTAGAGCAATTGCTCTTTCACCTGTGCAAAAGAAGTGAGCGCGGAAATGCAACATGCAGTTAACAATAGTTTTTTCATAACATCAGCATTTAAAATTGAGTGACACTTCCAGCGTGAATGGGCGTATGTAAGCACCCGTCATCAAAGAATTGTAGTATGAAGAAGCGTCGGTGATCAGCTCAGCACCATAAAATAAAGTGGGCATTATTCACATATAACTCGTAACCTCGCTTCACACAGAAGCAATAATAAGGCATTTTAGGAAAACCACAAATTCTTCCTATTTTTTGGAACTGATTTTCGTCAGTTTGTTTGGTCATGGATACTGATCTTCGTCAGGATCTGCGTTGATCGGAAAAATTAACTTTGCATGCCCGTCATGCCAACGGGATACACACATATGGACACAGAACTATTATCGCCTGCAGGCTCGTTCGAGGCTATGCAGGCTGCTATTAATGCCGGTGCAGACGCCATTTATTTTGGAGTAGAACAACTCAACATGCGCAGCCGTTCCTCCGGCGGATTTACCATCAGTGATATTGCGGAAGTAAGTGAACGTTGCCATACAGCAGGGGTAAAATGTTATCTCACGCTGAATACGGTGATGTATGAATATGACATGCAATTACTGCAGGCGGTATTGAAAGCGGTAAAAGAAAACAATGTGGATGCAGTGATAGCGTCTGACTTTGCTGTGATACAGTCATGCGCAGTGATGGGTATTCCTCTGCACATATCCACACAGGCGAATGTGAGTAACCTGGAATCCGTACAGTTCTTCGCACGCTTTGCGGATACGATTGTATTAGCGCGTGAATTAACGCTGAAGCAAATTGCTTTTATCTGCAACGAGATCAAACGCAAACAGATCAAGGGGCCTAACGGCGAACTGGTAAAGATTGAGATCTTTGTACATGGTGCGCTGTGTATGGCTATTTCAGGGAAATGCTACCTGAGTTTACACAGCAAAAATGCCTCTGCCAATCGCGGTGCCTGTTTACAAAACTGCCGCCGTAAGTATAAAGTGTCAGATGCAGAAACAGGAGAATCATTGGAGATAGATAATGAATACATCATGTCTCCACAGGATCTCTGTACTATTAACATTCTTGACGAAGTATTGCAATCTGGTGTAACAGTACTAAAAATAGAAGGTCGTAGCAAAGGGGCGGATTATGTACATACCGTGACCACCTGTTATCGTGAAGCGATTACTGCTATACAACAAGGTACTTACAATGCAGCAAAGGTCGAAGACTGGATGGCACGCTTATCCACCGTCTATAACCGTGGATTCTGGGAAGGCTACTACCTGGGTAGAGAAATGGGGCAGTGGACAAATAAGCCGGATTCAATCGCAACAGAGAAAAAGATTTACGCAGGTAAAGGCGTACGTTTCTATCCGCAGATCAAAGTAGGGGAGTTCTATATAGAAAAAGGCACCTTACAGCAGGGCGATGAATTGTTATTAACAGGTAATGCATTTGGGATGGAGAAGATCAGTTTTGATACAGTGCTGGTGAATGGAGAGAAAAAGGACAAGGCGGTAAAAGGTGATAGCATAACATTTCCATTTCCTCATAAGGTGACAGCAACAGATAAATTATATAAACTGACAAATGCCTAAGATTATACATTACAGAGATAAATGTATTGGTTGCGGTATTTGTTTTGAGATGCAACCGGAGTTGTGGCGGATGAGCCGTAAAGATGGCAAGGCGGTGTTGTTGGGGGCGGAGGAGAAGCGGGAGACGGATGTTTTGTTGGTGAATAACCTCCTGCTGCAGGAGGCAAAGG
This Chitinophaga sancti DNA region includes the following protein-coding sequences:
- a CDS encoding DUF1016 N-terminal domain-containing protein, producing the protein MNEYVTVLNEIKKKVQQAQLKTVIAANKHMLFLYWEMGNYILMHQHEQGWGLK
- a CDS encoding PDDEXK nuclease domain-containing protein translates to MKKAFPSVKGFSSRNLLYMKQFAEAYPITMLQTFNQLEEELSVEKTSSYDWNNKLILIEKQSITITQQPAAQFTESVFLKAVVARVTWSHQMVLLDKVTDPGKRFWYMLNTIEHGNSRNILASQIDTNLFERQVTTKKITNFSKTLPEPNTDFATYIMKDPYIFDFVQAKEKADERNIEQQLTDHITKFLLELGKGFAFIGKQVHIEIGGQDFYIDLLLYHIRLHAYVVVELKARDFQPEDTGKLNFYINVVNDKLKGTGDSDTIGMLLCKGKNEVMAEYALKGIGHPIGVAEYQLAKAIPEELKSQLPDISDLENELN
- a CDS encoding glycoside hydrolase family 3 N-terminal domain-containing protein, whose amino-acid sequence is MKRILLTGAMAFLAISWKPAPPIITIDGYTFRDLNGNGKLDRYEDDRLSINDRVDDLISKMTDDEKASMLIGTGMPGFNGLTPVAGAIEGKVPGAAGGTYAIPRLGIPEVIVADGPAGLRIKPVRENTKATFYCTAFPVGTALASTWNTPLLEEVGKAMGQEVKEYGVDALLAPALNIMRNPLCGRNFEYYSEDPLIAGKMAAAIVNGVQSNGVGTSIKHYAANNQETNRLSINEHINERTMREIYLRGFEIAVKESQPWTVMSSYNLINGTYTSARKDLLTDILREEWGFKGLVMTDWFGGYEGFSAIKAGTSNVVQQLTAGNDLLMPGLPAQKQAILDGMNNGSLTKEVVDTDLRRILTFVLRSPAMAKYAYSNKPDLKAHAAIARQAAAEGMILLKNDEQLLPYTNKTKEIAAFGVTSYNFIAGGTGSGDVNEAYTVSLIEGLSNAGYKVDQELKKRYVPFVKNANYQDSLRKVKDGLLALPQRIKEMNVDKVLIDKKAASDALAIITIGRNSGEGGDRKVDEDFNLAADEVALIDNVTAAFHAKGKKVVVILNIGGVIETASWKDKPDAILLSWQPGQEGGNSVTDIFSGQVNPSGRLTMTFPVKYDETPSAKNWLGTPAGNPTDVTYEEGIYVGYRYFNTKNIKMSYPFGYGGSYTTFAYSDLKVDKDKLTATVTVKNTGKVAGKEVVQLYLSAPHNSIDKPSEELKAFAKTKALKPGESEVVTLQLQARDLASFIEAQQAWVAESGKYIVKVGSSSQDIHQQADFTLDDALTVEKVHKAFEK
- a CDS encoding beta-galactosidase, with the protein product MKKLLLTACCISALTSFAQVKEQLLYGVAYYDEYMPYDRLDKDIAMMKAAHINVVRIAESTWATEEPSDSVYNFTHIDRVLDAMHKAGISVIMGTPTYAVPAWLAKKYPDVLATTPYGQNQFGPRQNMDITNPHYRYYAERIIRKIMEHVKDHPAIIGYQVDNETKAYNTAGPNVQKAFVEYLQKKFITLDSVNNAFGLNYWSNRISSWDDFPSVNGSVNASVKAEFAKFQRQLVTEFLAWQAKIVREYKRPDQFITQNFDLSWKGYSYGIQDEVDHFAAAKALDIAGIDIYHPSQNQLTGAEISLGGDLARSMKGGQNYLVIETEAQGFANWTPYPGQLRLQAFSHLASGADMVSYWHWASIHNSAETYWKGLLSHDFAPNPTYNEAITIGADFDRLSKDLLHLSKKNEVAMFFSNEANTAFNAFSFGWGVPEKYNDIMRPFYDALYRMNIGVDFIDPSSNHLDQYKMIVVPALYAASDSLLQRLNKYVENGGHIVYTFKSGFSNENVQVRYTPQPGGINAVTGIYYSQFVVPEHVGLKGDPFGAKNNEIKYWMELVTPTTAKVLAYYDHAQWGQYAAVTRNKYGKGTATYIAFMPGNALCEKIMENCAQDAGITHQLHFPLVTKTGKNTAGRTIHYLFNYSDTPQTLTYPFETGKELLSGKMVNQKSTLTLAPWDVKIIENN
- a CDS encoding peptidase U32 family protein, which translates into the protein MPVMPTGYTHMDTELLSPAGSFEAMQAAINAGADAIYFGVEQLNMRSRSSGGFTISDIAEVSERCHTAGVKCYLTLNTVMYEYDMQLLQAVLKAVKENNVDAVIASDFAVIQSCAVMGIPLHISTQANVSNLESVQFFARFADTIVLARELTLKQIAFICNEIKRKQIKGPNGELVKIEIFVHGALCMAISGKCYLSLHSKNASANRGACLQNCRRKYKVSDAETGESLEIDNEYIMSPQDLCTINILDEVLQSGVTVLKIEGRSKGADYVHTVTTCYREAITAIQQGTYNAAKVEDWMARLSTVYNRGFWEGYYLGREMGQWTNKPDSIATEKKIYAGKGVRFYPQIKVGEFYIEKGTLQQGDELLLTGNAFGMEKISFDTVLVNGEKKDKAVKGDSITFPFPHKVTATDKLYKLTNA
- a CDS encoding ferredoxin gives rise to the protein MPKIIHYRDKCIGCGICFEMQPELWRMSRKDGKAVLLGAEEKRETDVLLVNNLLLQEAKGVAAACPVKIIKTVS